GCCGTCGATGCGCCCGATCTGCTGGGCGACGACCTCGGAGATGGCCATCGGATCTGCGGCCTCGATCCGGGCGATCAACTCGACGTCCCCCGCGACGATGTGAGCGGTCTGGACGGCCTCGATCCCAGCGACGGCTTCGAGCAGCCGATCCGTCTCCGGCGTGTCGGCCTCGAGTAATGCGTAGGCGACGACCATGGGTCCTCTTCACACGCCTCGCTATAAATCGGTTCGCCCGAACCGTCGCGAGGATTTTTGACGGTCCGCTTCGAGGTGACTCCATGGTACACGCCTACGTCATGGTCAGGACCGAAGCGGGCGCCCCACAGGAAGTCCGGGACGCGGTTGCGGACCTGGATGCGGTCAGTGCCGCCCACGTCGTCGCCGGCGACTATGACCTCATCGTCGAGGTCGACGCCCCTGAAGTCAC
This region of Halodesulfurarchaeum sp. HSR-GB genomic DNA includes:
- a CDS encoding Lrp/AsnC ligand binding domain-containing protein, whose product is MVVAYALLEADTPETDRLLEAVAGIEAVQTAHIVAGDVELIARIEAADPMAISEVVAQQIGRIDGVVNTETYISRGA
- a CDS encoding Lrp/AsnC ligand binding domain-containing protein; the protein is MVHAYVMVRTEAGAPQEVRDAVADLDAVSAAHVVAGDYDLIVEVDAPEVTDVLDVATDQIQGQAGVLETKTYVGMSE